A section of the Polyodon spathula isolate WHYD16114869_AA chromosome 29, ASM1765450v1, whole genome shotgun sequence genome encodes:
- the LOC121302199 gene encoding progonadoliberin-1-like, whose amino-acid sequence MAVSRGAFVWLLLTLTAVSEVCYGQHWSYGLRPGGKREAESLLDTLREIADTEKLANADHLECGMSFHHSQLSGLKGVLERLVDGESAGERI is encoded by the exons ATGGCAGTGAGCAGAGGTGCCTTCGTGTGGCTGCTTCTCACTCTGACGGCCGTGTCGGAGGTCTGCTACGGCCAGCACTGGTCGTACGGACTGCGGCCTGGCGGAAAGAGAGAGGCGGAGAGCCTGCTGGACACCCTGCGAGAG ATTGCTGACACGGAGAAGCTGGCCAATGCAGATCACTTGGAGTGCGGTATGAGCTTCCATCACAGCCAACTCAGCGGCCTAAAGGGGGTGCTA GAACGTCTGGTTGACGGAGAATCGGCAGGAGAAAGGATTTAG
- the LOC121302196 gene encoding BTB/POZ domain-containing protein KCTD9 has translation MRRVTLFVNGTSRSGKVVAVYGTLADLLSVASSKLGIHASALYNGKGGLIDDIALIRDDDVLYVSEGDSFIDPQVDGRIADVTSGANTDWLTLNIGGRCFTTTRTTLVSKEPDSMLAHMFQDRELWGNKQDPRGAYLIDRSPEYFEPILNYLRHGQLIVNEGINLLGVLEEARFFGIEQLVEQLEVAIKNSQPPEDHSPISRKEFVRFLLATPTKSELRCQGLNFSGADLSRLDLRYINFKMANLSRCNLTHANLCCANLERADLSGANLEGANLQGVKMLCSNAEGASLRGCNFEDPSGLKANLEGANLKNVDMEGSQMTGINLRVATLKNAKLKNCNLRGATLAGTDLENCDLSGCDLQEANLRGSNVKGAIFEEMLTPLHMSQSVR, from the exons atgaggaggGTAACTCTTTTCGTGAACGGGACTTCCAGAAGTGGCAAG GTGGTTGCAGTCTATGGGACCCTGGCAGACTTGCTGTCCGTTGCCAGCAGCAAACTGGGAATCCATGCCTCCGCCCTGTACAATGGGAAAGGGGGTCTCATCGATGACATCGCCCTCATCAG AGATGATGACGTGCTGTATGTTTCTGAAGGAGACTCTTTCATAG ACCCCCAGGTGGATGGGAGGATTGCTGATGTGACGTCTGGTGCAAACACAGACTGGCTGACTCTAAACATTGGGGGCCGGTGCTTCACGACCACGAG GACCACGTTGGTGAGCAAGGAGCCAGACAGCATGCTAGCGCACATGTTCCAAGACAGAG AGCTGTGGGGGAACAAGCAAGACCCCCGAGGAGCTTACCTGATTGACCGCAGCCCTGAATACTTTGAGCCCATCCTCAACTACCTGCGACATGGGCAGCTGATCGTCAACGAGGGCATCAACCTGCTGG GGGTTTTGGAAGAGGCTCGGTTCTTTGGGATAGAACAGTTGGTGGAACAGCTGGAGGTTGCGATCAAG AATTCCCAGCCGCCGGAAGACCACTCCCCCATCTCGCGGAAGGAGTTTGTGCGCTTCCTGCTCGCCACTCCCACCAAGTCTGAGCTGCGCTGCCAG ggtttGAATTTCAGTGGTGCAGACCTGTCTCGGCTCGACCTGCGCTACATAAATTTCAAGATGGCCAACCTGAGCCGCTGCAACCTGACCCATGCCAACCTGTGCTGCGCCAACCTGGAGAGAGCGGACCTGTCCGGAGCAAACCTGGAG GGTGCTAACCTGCAAGGGGTGAAGATGCTGTGCTCCAATGCAGAGGGCGCCTCTCTCCGGGGCTGCAACTTCGAGGACCCCTCTGGGCTCAAGGCCAACCTGGAAG GCGCCAATCTGAAGAATGTGGACATGGAGGGCAGCCAGATGACTGGAATCAACCTGCGAGTGGCCACTCTGAAGAACGCCAAGCTGAAGAACTGCAACCTGCGGGGCGCCACGCTGGCAGGGACCGACCTGGAG AACTGCGACCTTTCTGGCTGTGACCTGCAGGAGGCAAACCTGAGAGGCTCCAACGTGAAGGGGGCCATCTTCGAGGAGATGCTGACGCCGCTGCACATGTCTCAGAGCGTCAGATAA